From Chitinophagales bacterium, the proteins below share one genomic window:
- a CDS encoding response regulator, with product MEENTYLHVLILDDEVHSLQLIQSLLLPFPFIKRTTAVQSVKDAIVVIKEQAVDLLLLDIELMGESGFDLLDRISQPAFEFVCLAATKEYAYKAFEYGSSGYLLKPVNETELFACFQRLHRFRPFIQPLPPLMQQEQPPVNSLKKQSF from the coding sequence ATGGAGGAAAACACTTACCTGCATGTCTTAATCCTGGATGATGAAGTTCACTCTTTGCAGCTTATCCAATCACTTTTGCTTCCTTTCCCCTTTATTAAACGCACCACCGCGGTGCAAAGCGTGAAAGATGCAATTGTTGTCATTAAGGAACAGGCTGTTGACCTGCTGTTACTCGATATCGAACTGATGGGTGAATCCGGCTTTGATTTGCTGGATCGCATCAGCCAGCCTGCATTTGAATTTGTATGCCTGGCGGCCACCAAAGAGTATGCGTACAAAGCATTTGAGTACGGGAGCTCCGGTTACCTGTTGAAACCTGTGAATGAAACTGAGCTTTTCGCATGCTTTCAGCGACTGCACAGGTTCAGGCCGTTTATCCAGCCGCTCCCGCCGCTGATGCAGCAGGAACAGCCACCTGTCAACTCATTAAAAAAACAAAGCTTTTAA
- a CDS encoding DUF4256 domain-containing protein, whose translation MNNNKKKLSAAQQEELLSTLKSRFTKNIQRHQGIDWLNVQAKLAAQPAKLWSLYEMERTGGEPDVIGYDKGTGEYIFCDCAAESPNGRRSICYDHEALETRKEHKPEDSAMNMAAEMGIELLSEAQYRTLQQLGIFDTKTSSWILTPAAIRKLGGAIFCDRRYDTVFVYHNGAESYYAARGFRGVLRV comes from the coding sequence ATGAACAACAACAAAAAGAAACTCTCCGCGGCACAACAAGAAGAACTTCTCAGCACCTTAAAATCCCGTTTTACAAAAAACATACAGCGCCACCAAGGCATTGATTGGCTGAACGTGCAGGCAAAGCTGGCAGCACAACCCGCAAAATTGTGGTCGCTGTATGAAATGGAAAGAACAGGTGGTGAACCCGATGTGATTGGTTATGATAAAGGCACAGGCGAATATATCTTTTGTGATTGTGCAGCGGAAAGCCCGAACGGCCGGAGAAGCATCTGTTACGATCATGAGGCGCTGGAGACAAGAAAAGAACATAAACCCGAAGACAGTGCCATGAACATGGCTGCTGAAATGGGTATTGAACTATTATCGGAAGCGCAATACCGAACACTGCAGCAACTCGGCATCTTCGATACCAAAACCTCGAGCTGGATTCTGACACCGGCAGCAATCAGGAAACTGGGTGGCGCAATCTTTTGTGATCGCCGTTATGACACCGTATTCGTTTACCATAATGGTGCTGAATCCTATTATGCGGCAAGAGGCTTTCGCGGCGTATTAAGGGTCTGA
- a CDS encoding LytTR family DNA-binding domain-containing protein — MITSVIVDDEIKGRQFLQQLLHKFVPRVKVAGEATNAAEAKELIEYVRPDLVFLDIEMPGKTGIEMLQELPEIKFEVIFVTAFNTYAVEAFRLGAVDYLLKPVSPPELMRAVDRVEKRRGSSMQQKQKFEILSEQYGKPFSKITVPNLNGFEFVDFSEIIYMQSEGNYTHIRLAGGKQILATRLLGEFEEILSPYNFFRVHKSFIINLLHIKKYTKGDGGVVMMSDGAEIDVARRSKDAFLRRIQL; from the coding sequence ATGATCACATCGGTTATTGTTGATGATGAAATCAAGGGGCGGCAGTTTCTGCAACAGCTCTTACATAAGTTTGTTCCGCGTGTAAAGGTTGCCGGGGAAGCAACCAATGCTGCGGAAGCGAAGGAGTTAATTGAGTACGTGCGGCCTGACCTGGTTTTTCTCGACATTGAGATGCCCGGCAAAACCGGTATTGAGATGCTTCAGGAACTGCCGGAGATAAAGTTTGAAGTGATTTTCGTTACGGCATTCAATACCTACGCTGTAGAAGCATTCAGGCTGGGCGCCGTTGACTATTTGCTAAAACCAGTGAGTCCGCCGGAACTGATGCGGGCTGTTGACCGCGTTGAAAAACGGCGTGGCAGCAGCATGCAGCAGAAACAAAAGTTTGAGATACTATCTGAACAATACGGAAAGCCTTTTTCGAAAATTACGGTACCTAACCTGAATGGATTTGAGTTCGTCGATTTCTCCGAAATCATCTATATGCAAAGTGAAGGTAACTACACACATATACGGCTTGCCGGCGGAAAGCAGATACTGGCGACGCGGTTGTTGGGCGAATTTGAAGAAATACTTTCACCCTACAACTTCTTCCGGGTGCATAAATCTTTTATCATTAACCTGCTGCATATAAAAAAATATACCAAAGGCGATGGCGGCGTAGTGATGATGAGTGATGGTGCCGAGATTGATGTGGCACGAAGAAGTAAAGATGCTTTTCTACGCAGGATTCAACTGTAA
- a CDS encoding DUF1801 domain-containing protein, whose protein sequence is MNPKVDFYFKETKRWQQEIAMLRKILLDGGLDEELKWGSPCYTMEHKNIVLIHVFKEYCALLFFKGALMKDPEKILVQQSANVQASRQIRFTNLPEITRLRKILKAYVLHAMDLEKSGLKVTLKKTNEFPMAAEFKRKSDSHAALKKAFYALTPGRQRGYLLYFSAAKQTATREARVTKCIQQILDGKGLND, encoded by the coding sequence ATGAATCCAAAAGTTGATTTTTATTTTAAGGAAACCAAACGCTGGCAGCAGGAAATCGCCATGCTGCGAAAGATACTGCTGGATGGTGGCCTTGACGAGGAATTGAAGTGGGGATCTCCCTGCTATACGATGGAGCATAAAAACATCGTGCTTATACATGTGTTCAAAGAATACTGTGCCCTTCTGTTTTTTAAAGGTGCCTTGATGAAAGACCCGGAGAAAATCCTGGTGCAACAATCAGCAAATGTTCAGGCGTCGAGGCAGATCAGGTTTACGAACCTGCCGGAAATTACCCGCCTCAGGAAGATACTGAAAGCTTATGTCCTGCATGCAATGGATTTGGAAAAATCAGGGTTGAAGGTGACACTCAAGAAAACGAATGAGTTTCCTATGGCAGCAGAGTTTAAAAGAAAATCAGACAGCCATGCAGCACTGAAAAAAGCTTTTTACGCGTTAACGCCCGGCAGGCAAAGAGGATACCTGTTGTATTTTTCCGCAGCAAAACAGACAGCAACGCGTGAGGCCAGGGTTACAAAATGCATACAACAGATACTGGACGGAAAAGGACTGAATGACTGA
- a CDS encoding T9SS type A sorting domain-containing protein, with protein sequence MKKMLPLLLSLFIYLLQNQGTVNAQCGLTNSIFGTACTGHILTASVSAIPCAIEWQLNGTTVHSEFPLSWSSSGTTVAGGNGIGSGANQFGNSTPYSTSTAGGIAVDASGNIYICDNPNHRIQKWAPGATEGITVAGGNGAGSGADQLNNPSDVFVDQAGNVYVCDNYNARVQKWAPGATSGVTVAGGNSFGSNANQFSSAFQIFVDADGNVYVSDNGNYRVQKWAPGATTGVTVAGGNGYGSAANQLGYSSYIFVDATGNLYLSDTYNQRIQKWAPGATEGVTIAGGGIGILEYPRSIYVDAAGNMMLIANGFNGNHRLMRWAAGATEGKTLMGKISYGNSPDPFNTVTDMTLDYNGNIVLIDGFNFRVQQFNIGGIINTFAPVAAGNYQAVALSYGTGCAAVSNTITVEPAPVVTSSASEVVCGGSNIVLTASGGTSFTWQPGNLSGAVQTFAPVNTSTYSVTSDVNSCVTEATINVFPTPEVTISGDNCTGHLLTATLNAIPAKLEWQLDGNTVSTKIPSWNKSGTTVAGGNGDGSGLNQFTNTSYGITADKDGNLYVADAGNHRIQKWAAGATFGETVAGGNGQGSAANQLYNPTGICLDAAGNLYIADGGNNRVQKWAPGAGSGTTVAGGNGFGSALNQLKYPSYVQVDASGNVYVLDGWDNARVMKWAPGATEGVVVAAGNGQGNADNQINLGTGMVMDEAGNIYVTDWYANRVQKWAPGATIGETIMSGFYLANGLFADGSGTFYVINSPYVSPHYESHVVRFRVGDYAYEEIIPAGYGAAANQLAGATNGCFDNAGKMYVLDGGNRRVQQFTVADIPATYTPSTPGNYSALATSFAGCQSSSNSITALQSPIAVSQVASICAGSNNQLSVSGGSSYTWNPGNLSGNTVTVSPAATTTYTVTDNATNCTTQIMAFVPASSSPVIAGTSCLESGNLTVMYAQTPAILEWKLNGNTVATSAATYSNDNKTVVAGGNGNGADLNQTKYPRGMALDAQGNVYVAEEGNNRVTKWAPGATQGVVVAGGNGNGSGANQLSYPEGVFVDKFNNIYVADQNNARIQKWAPGATEGVTVAGGHGTGSALNQLSNPLSVYVDDAGNIYIPDQSNHRVVLWTPGATQGIVVAGGNGQGSAANQFYWPIQLTFDKQGNLYVADYGNHRISKWTPGATEGITVAGGNGAGFNNNQVGNAQGVAVDGEGNVYALSGYNSYITKWAPGASTGTYLAGYCCSPPGGINGAYSLMADASGNLYVADYANSRVVRFNAAISGSEYTPAAAGDYTIAATQFNGCISTSAIHIVYPKPVISLAGNLFFCEASSTTVDAGMHETYNWSTGSTAQTETFSAAGNYSLTVSDSGCTTTNNFSIAAQSPVVNVSANPSSTCVGSPVQLSATLVSGGVETQTMTYYIDGNHLAGMPNSCSNNSRYGYYWDGAPGVSYIDAGMGTATSVKVEFNVGYDYGAGSQHSVSLNGYSTGAGFTAPHNAACNAADPANFMTVTFTPSNYHIGGSNTIYFSNPYYFGLTPSPAINNYYAKVTVDYLKPAVTYSWQPNGDTITNPLVHPLTTTTYTLTADSKGCSSVSTVNVNVAAAPGDTAVFGDHVWNVYAFNAGGSTNTGHSWNEAYSGYYIDNNLNFNTQTNWASNASPSAASGYSGCAVNSDNHSWSAKRKGFTCGTYKIDVTGHENEGQLFVNGVKVWEHTGSGDSHANVWTGFLDDNSTVVFRATAGTGNSSGGINFTLQSFITVNGPVTICPGYSVQLTAGSADSYLWSTGETTQSISASSSGTYTVDMTSNGCTNTASQVITVTPLDTAVISSYYSPDFSFCPSQGSIDLKIGYNPLVTRLWNTGSTSTIIYVSAAGDYSVTIQDALGCSATSHVTVSTDVAGEDSTFGDNVWKVNAYAQGYYSYYYGYYTSGRAWYPDDYSGYYLDSSLNFNSEDEWDADSNPSTATGYHGCSIGDDLVSWNAKRQGFPCGIYQINILGHDDDAQLLIDGVKVWEHLGCCDVHNNVWTGPLNASSKVEFMVNEMYGGDNGAIEFIPVSGTSNFINVSGNPVTCDGQFYTLTSKLLGTYQWSNGETTNPILAGSSGSFAVTVTDAAGCTLTSDPVSVTILPNPAPVAHINASANSICDWIPVTLSSDSTNGNFWSNYQVSQSIIITQGGSYSLTVTNNVGCTDQSSIDIGLGYTLPAPVATVSDTICEGNGATLTASGLAPGGQVASFNGYNQYINVTQDIPESNLTIEMWVKTTAAYTGIFSVTDGFLGNNGNDRHLYLHNGELYVRTWQGNGWNTGAYINDGKWHHIALTIETGVGQKVYVDGIQAPNISNYDHSDFITQTQFNIGFSNDAYNQFFDGQIDNVRIWSEARTEADIRSNMFSETPAIMTNLVYEATLNGNANAVIGNNGTSPNGMSYTSANYYTYQWTGTGAPAASSSETQTTSAINADAVYQVGASLGGCSVTMSNTTGVTVLPNTTYYADADGDGYGSSSAAVQLFCSDPGSGYSLNHDDCDDLLASVHPGAADICNNIDDNCNTIIDENAVSVSISADGPTTFCSWSTVHLSAGASGAGSITYQWLNGNVPIPGATDAAYTPAVSGVYAVAVSNGICTDTANSTTVNILARPDAVIAPTGSLSVCKDVTVTFSANTGAGYAYQWYKGVAAVPGATNATYDATGVKKGFYSVLVIAPNGCYNHSDSTELIRLNVPPSVINILNPAGNPDLCINGQVKLRGTGGSGFTYEWYKNNVPTGVTSRDYIVTLEGNYTVKITNSYNCSKMSAPVSVISSCRGNENQAMEPMPLLSIYPNPTDGHFAVSLSLFNSFTGTSTVEVYNMLGQVVRSETVPVTDGELFSEMEIGEEMAATTYLLQIVADGQVFKQQVVVQH encoded by the coding sequence ATGAAAAAAATGCTACCGCTCCTGTTGTCACTTTTTATTTACCTGTTGCAAAACCAGGGTACAGTAAATGCGCAATGCGGCTTAACCAACTCCATTTTCGGCACGGCCTGTACAGGTCATATACTAACTGCCTCGGTGTCGGCTATCCCCTGCGCCATTGAATGGCAATTGAATGGCACTACCGTACATTCGGAATTTCCACTTTCGTGGAGTTCATCCGGCACCACCGTGGCAGGTGGCAACGGCATTGGCAGCGGTGCCAATCAGTTTGGAAACAGCACGCCGTATTCCACATCTACAGCCGGCGGCATTGCAGTGGATGCATCCGGAAATATTTACATCTGCGATAATCCGAACCACCGGATTCAGAAATGGGCGCCGGGTGCAACAGAAGGCATCACGGTAGCAGGAGGAAACGGTGCCGGCAGCGGAGCAGATCAGTTGAATAACCCTTCAGACGTTTTTGTGGATCAGGCGGGTAATGTATATGTCTGCGATAACTACAATGCCCGTGTACAGAAATGGGCCCCGGGCGCAACGTCGGGCGTAACGGTTGCCGGTGGAAATTCATTCGGTTCAAATGCCAATCAATTCTCAAGTGCCTTCCAGATCTTTGTAGATGCCGACGGGAATGTTTATGTATCGGACAATGGAAATTACCGTGTTCAAAAATGGGCGCCGGGTGCTACAACCGGTGTGACGGTTGCAGGTGGTAATGGCTACGGTTCAGCAGCGAACCAGTTAGGTTATTCGAGTTATATTTTCGTGGATGCGACCGGCAATTTGTATTTATCAGATACGTACAACCAACGAATCCAGAAGTGGGCGCCGGGTGCCACCGAGGGCGTCACGATTGCTGGAGGCGGCATTGGAATTCTGGAATATCCGCGATCCATTTACGTGGATGCCGCCGGCAATATGATGCTCATCGCCAATGGATTTAATGGTAATCACCGGCTGATGCGCTGGGCTGCCGGCGCTACGGAAGGTAAAACGCTGATGGGTAAAATCAGCTATGGCAATAGCCCGGACCCTTTTAACACTGTCACGGATATGACACTTGATTATAATGGCAACATTGTACTGATTGATGGATTTAATTTCCGTGTTCAGCAATTTAACATTGGCGGTATCATCAACACTTTTGCTCCGGTAGCGGCGGGTAATTACCAGGCAGTGGCATTATCTTATGGAACAGGTTGCGCTGCCGTATCCAATACAATCACGGTTGAACCTGCACCCGTGGTTACTTCCTCTGCCAGTGAAGTTGTTTGCGGCGGCAGCAATATAGTGCTCACGGCATCCGGTGGTACATCGTTTACCTGGCAACCCGGCAATCTGTCAGGCGCCGTTCAAACTTTTGCGCCGGTTAATACCAGTACCTATTCGGTGACAAGTGATGTGAATAGCTGTGTCACGGAAGCCACTATCAATGTGTTTCCGACACCAGAGGTTACTATCAGCGGTGATAACTGCACCGGCCATCTGCTTACTGCAACGCTCAATGCTATACCTGCCAAACTCGAATGGCAGCTTGATGGAAACACGGTATCAACAAAGATTCCTTCATGGAATAAGTCAGGAACAACAGTTGCCGGCGGTAACGGCGATGGTAGCGGGCTGAATCAGTTCACCAATACGTCTTACGGCATTACAGCAGATAAAGATGGTAACCTGTATGTAGCTGATGCCGGTAATCATCGAATACAAAAATGGGCGGCCGGCGCAACCTTTGGCGAAACGGTGGCTGGAGGAAACGGGCAAGGATCAGCAGCCAACCAACTGTATAACCCCACTGGTATTTGCCTCGACGCTGCAGGCAATCTGTATATCGCTGATGGTGGCAACAACCGCGTCCAGAAGTGGGCGCCAGGAGCGGGCAGCGGAACCACTGTGGCAGGTGGCAATGGCTTTGGCAGTGCACTCAATCAGCTGAAATATCCGAGTTATGTGCAGGTTGACGCCTCAGGCAATGTGTATGTATTGGATGGATGGGATAATGCACGGGTAATGAAATGGGCACCGGGCGCAACGGAAGGCGTGGTAGTTGCCGCTGGAAACGGACAAGGGAATGCCGATAATCAGATAAATCTCGGAACAGGTATGGTGATGGATGAGGCAGGTAACATTTATGTAACCGACTGGTATGCCAACAGGGTACAGAAATGGGCACCGGGCGCAACCATAGGTGAAACGATCATGTCTGGCTTCTACCTCGCGAATGGTTTATTTGCGGATGGCAGCGGCACTTTCTATGTCATCAACAGCCCATATGTATCACCACACTATGAATCGCACGTGGTTCGCTTCAGAGTTGGAGACTATGCTTATGAGGAGATCATACCTGCCGGCTATGGTGCCGCAGCTAATCAACTGGCCGGTGCGACGAACGGTTGTTTTGATAATGCCGGCAAAATGTATGTGCTGGATGGCGGCAATCGCCGGGTTCAACAATTTACAGTAGCTGATATCCCGGCAACCTATACACCTTCAACACCGGGCAACTATTCGGCACTGGCAACATCATTTGCCGGATGCCAGTCATCCTCCAATAGTATAACTGCTTTGCAGTCGCCGATCGCGGTATCGCAAGTTGCAAGTATTTGCGCAGGCAGCAATAATCAGCTTTCTGTTTCTGGCGGCAGCAGCTATACCTGGAATCCAGGCAACCTCAGCGGCAACACGGTAACAGTGTCACCTGCCGCTACTACTACGTATACTGTAACCGACAATGCAACTAACTGCACCACACAGATCATGGCCTTTGTGCCGGCATCTTCATCACCGGTTATTGCAGGTACCTCATGTCTGGAAAGTGGCAATCTGACGGTAATGTATGCGCAGACACCTGCCATACTCGAGTGGAAATTAAACGGAAACACAGTAGCGACTTCTGCGGCAACCTATTCAAATGACAATAAAACAGTGGTGGCTGGTGGCAACGGTAACGGGGCTGATCTGAATCAAACAAAATATCCGCGTGGTATGGCACTGGATGCGCAAGGCAATGTTTATGTGGCAGAAGAAGGAAACAACCGTGTAACGAAATGGGCACCCGGTGCTACCCAAGGTGTGGTTGTTGCCGGTGGTAACGGAAACGGTTCAGGAGCCAATCAACTGAGCTACCCCGAAGGGGTATTTGTTGACAAGTTCAACAACATTTATGTTGCTGATCAGAATAATGCCCGCATTCAGAAATGGGCACCGGGTGCTACTGAAGGCGTAACAGTGGCTGGCGGCCATGGCACTGGCAGTGCATTAAATCAGCTTAGCAATCCACTAAGCGTATATGTCGACGATGCAGGAAACATCTATATACCGGATCAGAGTAATCACCGGGTGGTGCTGTGGACGCCGGGAGCAACACAGGGTATTGTGGTGGCCGGCGGCAATGGCCAGGGTTCTGCAGCCAATCAGTTTTACTGGCCCATTCAGCTGACATTCGATAAGCAGGGCAATTTATATGTCGCCGATTATGGCAATCACCGCATATCAAAATGGACGCCGGGCGCCACGGAAGGTATTACGGTAGCCGGTGGCAATGGTGCTGGCTTCAATAATAACCAGGTAGGCAATGCCCAAGGAGTTGCAGTTGACGGAGAGGGCAATGTATATGCACTCAGCGGGTACAACAGCTATATTACGAAATGGGCGCCGGGCGCCAGCACCGGAACCTACCTTGCAGGATATTGCTGTTCTCCTCCCGGTGGAATTAACGGCGCATATTCACTGATGGCTGATGCAAGTGGTAATCTCTATGTTGCCGATTACGCAAACAGCCGTGTTGTACGGTTTAATGCTGCCATAAGCGGCAGCGAATATACTCCAGCGGCTGCCGGTGACTATACAATTGCGGCAACGCAGTTCAACGGCTGTATATCAACATCAGCAATACATATTGTTTATCCTAAACCCGTTATTTCACTTGCGGGAAATCTTTTCTTTTGCGAAGCAAGTTCCACCACGGTTGATGCGGGCATGCATGAAACATATAACTGGTCAACCGGATCAACAGCGCAGACAGAAACCTTCAGCGCTGCCGGAAATTATTCACTTACGGTTTCAGACAGCGGTTGCACGACCACAAATAACTTTTCCATTGCTGCACAGTCACCCGTAGTCAATGTATCAGCGAACCCGTCTTCTACCTGTGTGGGAAGTCCTGTGCAACTCTCTGCCACACTTGTTTCCGGTGGCGTGGAGACACAGACGATGACTTACTACATTGATGGAAACCACCTGGCAGGGATGCCAAACAGTTGTTCAAATAATTCGCGTTATGGTTACTACTGGGATGGCGCTCCGGGCGTTTCTTACATTGATGCAGGTATGGGAACAGCAACTTCCGTAAAGGTAGAGTTCAATGTAGGGTACGACTATGGTGCCGGCAGTCAGCATAGTGTCTCTCTTAACGGGTATTCAACCGGTGCCGGCTTCACTGCACCGCATAACGCCGCCTGCAATGCTGCAGACCCTGCGAATTTCATGACGGTCACTTTCACACCTTCCAATTATCATATTGGAGGGAGCAACACCATTTACTTCTCTAATCCCTATTATTTTGGCCTCACTCCTTCCCCTGCCATCAATAATTACTACGCAAAAGTTACGGTAGACTACCTGAAGCCTGCAGTAACCTACAGTTGGCAACCAAACGGTGATACAATTACCAACCCATTGGTGCATCCGCTTACAACCACCACATACACACTTACCGCTGACAGCAAAGGCTGCAGCAGCGTATCAACGGTGAATGTAAATGTGGCTGCTGCTCCGGGCGATACGGCGGTATTTGGTGATCATGTATGGAATGTATATGCTTTTAATGCCGGTGGCTCTACCAACACGGGCCATTCATGGAATGAAGCGTATTCCGGATATTATATTGACAACAATTTAAACTTCAACACCCAAACTAATTGGGCATCGAATGCGTCACCCTCCGCTGCATCAGGCTATTCGGGTTGTGCCGTGAACAGTGATAATCATAGCTGGTCGGCGAAAAGAAAGGGATTCACCTGTGGCACTTATAAGATTGATGTTACGGGCCATGAGAATGAAGGTCAGCTATTCGTGAACGGTGTTAAGGTTTGGGAACATACCGGCAGCGGTGATTCACACGCCAATGTCTGGACCGGATTCCTGGATGATAATTCCACTGTTGTATTCAGAGCTACGGCAGGAACAGGCAACTCATCAGGCGGTATTAATTTCACCTTACAATCCTTCATTACAGTTAACGGGCCTGTTACCATCTGCCCGGGTTACTCGGTTCAGCTTACTGCAGGCAGCGCCGACAGTTACCTCTGGAGTACCGGTGAAACAACGCAAAGCATATCAGCAAGCAGCAGCGGCACTTATACCGTCGACATGACAAGCAATGGTTGCACGAATACCGCTTCACAGGTTATCACGGTGACACCGCTTGATACGGCAGTTATTTCCTCCTATTACAGTCCGGACTTTTCATTTTGCCCGAGCCAGGGATCCATTGACCTGAAGATTGGTTACAATCCGCTTGTTACCAGGTTATGGAATACCGGCAGTACAAGTACCATAATTTATGTGTCGGCGGCAGGGGATTATTCCGTAACCATCCAAGATGCACTTGGCTGTTCAGCCACATCTCATGTAACGGTTAGCACAGATGTTGCAGGTGAAGATAGCACCTTCGGCGATAATGTATGGAAAGTGAATGCCTATGCACAAGGCTATTACAGTTACTACTATGGGTATTATACCAGTGGCCGGGCATGGTATCCTGATGACTATTCAGGATATTATCTCGACAGCAGTCTGAATTTTAATTCAGAGGATGAATGGGATGCTGATTCCAATCCTTCCACTGCAACAGGATACCATGGTTGCTCCATAGGAGATGATCTTGTTTCCTGGAATGCCAAACGGCAGGGCTTTCCATGCGGCATTTACCAAATCAATATACTCGGCCATGATGATGACGCGCAGTTGCTGATTGATGGCGTGAAAGTTTGGGAACATCTTGGCTGTTGTGATGTGCATAACAATGTATGGACAGGACCATTGAATGCAAGCTCTAAAGTGGAATTCATGGTGAATGAAATGTATGGCGGTGATAACGGTGCCATTGAATTTATACCCGTCAGCGGTACATCCAACTTTATCAATGTATCTGGCAACCCTGTTACCTGCGATGGCCAGTTCTATACGCTTACCTCAAAGTTGCTTGGAACATATCAATGGTCTAATGGTGAAACAACCAACCCTATCCTTGCAGGTTCAAGCGGCAGCTTTGCGGTTACGGTTACCGATGCAGCTGGTTGCACTCTTACTTCAGATCCTGTGAGCGTCACCATTCTTCCTAATCCGGCTCCGGTGGCACATATCAATGCATCGGCCAATAGTATTTGCGACTGGATACCGGTTACATTATCATCTGACAGTACCAATGGAAACTTTTGGAGTAACTATCAGGTTTCGCAAAGTATCATTATTACCCAAGGTGGCAGCTACAGTTTAACCGTGACAAACAACGTTGGCTGCACTGACCAGAGCTCGATAGACATTGGTCTCGGATATACTTTACCGGCACCGGTGGCGACAGTCAGTGACACGATATGTGAAGGCAATGGCGCCACACTTACAGCCAGTGGGCTTGCTCCCGGCGGCCAAGTGGCTTCATTCAATGGTTATAACCAGTATATCAATGTAACTCAGGATATTCCTGAAAGCAATCTCACCATAGAAATGTGGGTGAAAACAACAGCAGCCTATACTGGCATCTTCAGTGTCACCGATGGTTTCCTCGGAAACAACGGTAATGACCGCCACCTCTATCTGCACAATGGAGAATTGTATGTACGAACATGGCAAGGAAACGGCTGGAATACCGGTGCTTACATAAACGATGGTAAATGGCATCATATCGCCCTCACCATTGAAACGGGCGTCGGCCAGAAGGTTTATGTTGACGGAATCCAGGCTCCCAACATCAGCAACTACGATCACTCTGATTTCATTACTCAAACACAATTTAACATTGGATTTTCCAATGACGCGTATAATCAATTCTTCGACGGGCAAATCGACAACGTGAGAATCTGGAGTGAGGCAAGAACGGAGGCCGATATCAGGAGCAATATGTTCAGCGAAACACCAGCCATCATGACCAACCTGGTGTATGAAGCCACATTGAATGGTAATGCGAATGCAGTAATCGGCAACAATGGTACGTCGCCGAACGGCATGTCTTACACCAGCGCCAATTACTATACGTACCAGTGGACCGGCACCGGTGCACCTGCCGCATCCAGCAGTGAAACACAAACCACGTCGGCGATCAATGCAGACGCTGTGTACCAGGTTGGTGCTTCTTTAGGCGGTTGCTCCGTCACGATGAGCAACACAACCGGTGTGACTGTATTACCCAATACGACTTACTATGCTGATGCCGACGGCGATGGATACGGCTCGTCATCCGCCGCCGTTCAGCTTTTCTGCTCAGATCCCGGCAGCGGATATTCATTGAACCATGATGATTGTGATGACTTACTTGCTTCGGTTCATCCCGGTGCTGCTGATATCTGCAACAACATCGACGATAACTGCAACACTATTATTGATGAAAATGCTGTGAGCGTCAGCATCTCAGCTGATGGTCCGACTACCTTCTGCTCCTGGTCTACCGTTCACCTGTCTGCCGGTGCATCCGGTGCTGGTTCAATCACCTATCAGTGGCTGAATGGAAATGTTCCCATACCCGGTGCAACAGATGCGGCTTACACACCTGCTGTTTCCGGAGTGTATGCCGTTGCGGTGAGCAATGGAATTTGTACGGATACGGCCAACAGCACCACTGTAAATATTCTCGCAAGGCCGGATGCCGTGATTGCTCCTACGGGCAGCCTGAGCGTTTGTAAAGATGTTACTGTTACATTCAGCGCCAACACCGGCGCAGGATATGCATACCAGTGGTATAAAGGTGTTGCCGCAGTTCCCGGTGCCACCAATGCAACCTATGATGCAACAGGGGTGAAGAAAGGTTTCTACAGCGTGCTGGTCATCGCGCCGAATGGTTGCTACAATCACTCCGATTCTACGGAGCTCATTCGTCTCAATGTTCCGCCTTCCGTGATCAATATTCTCAATCCGGCCGGCAATCCCGATCTGTGCATCAATGGGCAGGTTAAGCTGCGTGGCACGGGCGGGTCGGGCTTCACTTATGAGTGGTATAAGAATAATGTTCCGACAGGTGTTACATCACGCGATTACATCGTTACCCTGGAAGGCAACTACACAGTTAAGATTACGAATTCCTACAACTGCAGTAAGATGTCAGCTCCGGTTTCCGTGATCAGTTCCTGCCGTGGTAATGAAAATCAGGCAATGGAGCCAATGCCATTGCTCAGCATCTATCCTAATCCGACAGACGGGCATTTTGCAGTCAGTCTTTCCCTCTTCAATTCATTCACCGGCACTTCAACAGTGGAAGTCTATAATATGTTGGGACAAGTAGTGCGCAGCGAAACGGTTCCGGTTACGGATGGTGAATTATTCAGCGAAATGGAGATCGGAGAAGAGATGGCAGCCACCACTTACCTGCTGCAGATAGTGGCCGACGGCCAGGTATTTAAGCAACAAGTGGTAGTGCAACATTAA